One stretch of Pseudovibrio brasiliensis DNA includes these proteins:
- a CDS encoding TetR/AcrR family transcriptional regulator, which translates to MNEPQQSREDIPAALQDDRMIILHGALRCFARNGYFNTTFKDIAKETGLSQQSISSIFASKDEILAEYLQMCDDEIVERIKQETESDTDVLERIRSICVTTLIYLGTHSELTAIWVEFYKHHVARVVLKKFFGLLRSRISEQIVEGMENGVIRKANATHIVEAIVELFEGTLILSRLEGTNNEVERRFLASWEVMVEGLVQK; encoded by the coding sequence ATGAACGAACCCCAGCAAAGCAGAGAAGATATACCAGCTGCGCTGCAAGATGATCGCATGATCATTCTTCACGGGGCTTTGCGTTGTTTCGCGCGTAATGGCTATTTCAACACCACCTTCAAGGATATCGCCAAGGAAACCGGGCTCTCCCAGCAAAGCATCAGTTCGATCTTTGCCAGTAAGGATGAGATTCTGGCTGAGTACTTGCAGATGTGTGATGACGAGATTGTTGAGCGGATCAAGCAGGAAACTGAGTCTGATACCGATGTGCTGGAACGCATCCGTTCTATTTGTGTGACCACGCTGATTTACCTTGGAACGCACTCAGAACTGACGGCGATCTGGGTGGAGTTCTACAAACATCACGTTGCGCGCGTGGTGTTGAAGAAGTTCTTCGGCCTGCTTCGGAGCCGTATCAGCGAACAGATTGTCGAGGGGATGGAAAACGGCGTGATCCGCAAAGCGAATGCTACGCATATCGTCGAAGCAATTGTTGAGTTGTTTGAAGGAACTCTGATCCTGAGCCGTCTTGAGGGCACCAATAACGAGGTGGAACGGCGCTTTCTGGCTTCCTGGGAAGTAATGGTGGAAGGGCTTGTTCAGAAATAG
- a CDS encoding RidA family protein — MTIERVDSNHRMSKIVKHNGTIYLCGQTAADNPSWDITEQTRRCLAKVDALLEQAGSDRNKILSTTIYVRDMKDFAAMNAVWDAWVADGEKPARACVEARMARPDILVEFTVVAAQ, encoded by the coding sequence ATGACCATTGAACGCGTGGACTCCAACCACCGCATGAGCAAGATCGTCAAGCACAACGGCACCATTTATCTGTGCGGCCAGACCGCCGCAGATAATCCAAGCTGGGACATCACCGAACAGACCCGGCGCTGTCTGGCAAAAGTTGATGCTCTGCTGGAACAAGCTGGTAGTGATCGCAACAAAATCCTCTCCACCACCATTTATGTGCGCGATATGAAAGACTTCGCAGCGATGAATGCAGTTTGGGATGCATGGGTTGCTGATGGCGAAAAGCCAGCGCGCGCCTGTGTGGAAGCGCGCATGGCTCGCCCAGACATTCTGGTTGAGTTCACTGTGGTTGCTGCGCAATAA
- a CDS encoding NAD(P)/FAD-dependent oxidoreductase, giving the protein MNFDALIIGGGIHGSATAYHLANAGIKALVLEKDYVGRHASGVNAGGVRLLGRDLAEVPLSKEAMTRWQTLDQELDTDTGFRRRSLINIAIDDADMGKISSRINQLAELGYDHEVQINQQELRERLPHVAPNCVGGVVSEQDGYAIPYKATSAYRLAAERAGVVFHEGESVQSLRQIGDNWQVKTDKATYDAGILINCSGAWADKTAVLMGDNVPLSHSAPMLMITTRMPHFAGPVVGAISRQLSFKQFENGTVLIGGGAKGFADRDNNRTTLDYKKLALAAETTKTFFPIMKKAVINRMWAGLEAYMPDNLPVIGAGVNARNAYHAFGFSAHGFQLGPVVGDVITQLITTGKTSFDLNSFRIDRFERKVL; this is encoded by the coding sequence ATGAATTTTGATGCACTCATCATCGGCGGCGGAATCCACGGCAGCGCAACAGCCTATCACCTTGCAAATGCAGGCATAAAAGCTCTGGTGCTGGAAAAAGACTACGTTGGCCGCCATGCCTCCGGCGTAAATGCAGGCGGCGTGCGCTTGCTGGGCCGCGACCTTGCAGAAGTCCCCCTCTCCAAAGAGGCCATGACACGCTGGCAAACATTGGATCAAGAGCTGGATACCGACACAGGCTTTCGCCGTCGCAGCCTGATCAACATCGCGATCGATGATGCGGATATGGGTAAAATCAGCAGCCGTATCAATCAGCTAGCAGAGCTAGGTTATGATCATGAAGTCCAGATCAACCAGCAAGAACTGCGCGAACGCCTGCCTCATGTGGCCCCCAACTGCGTTGGCGGTGTCGTCTCCGAGCAAGACGGTTATGCCATCCCCTACAAAGCCACCAGCGCCTACCGATTAGCTGCAGAGCGCGCAGGCGTGGTCTTTCATGAGGGCGAGTCCGTTCAGTCTCTACGCCAAATCGGCGACAACTGGCAGGTTAAAACGGACAAGGCTACCTATGACGCCGGCATTCTGATCAACTGCTCTGGCGCCTGGGCTGACAAAACCGCTGTTTTGATGGGCGACAATGTCCCCCTCTCACACAGCGCGCCCATGCTGATGATCACCACCCGCATGCCACACTTTGCGGGGCCCGTGGTCGGCGCGATCTCACGACAGCTGTCGTTCAAACAGTTTGAGAACGGGACAGTCCTTATCGGCGGAGGGGCCAAGGGTTTTGCGGACCGCGACAACAACCGCACAACACTGGACTACAAGAAACTGGCGCTGGCTGCTGAGACGACTAAGACCTTCTTTCCTATCATGAAAAAGGCCGTCATCAACCGTATGTGGGCTGGATTGGAAGCGTATATGCCAGACAATCTGCCGGTGATCGGAGCCGGGGTGAATGCACGCAATGCCTATCACGCTTTTGGGTTCTCAGCACACGGCTTTCAGCTTGGTCCGGTGGTGGGGGATGTAATCACTCAGTTGATCACCACTGGCAAAACCAGCTTTGATCTGAACTCGTTCCGCATTGATCGCTTTGAACGCAAGGTACTCTAA
- a CDS encoding NAD(P)/FAD-dependent oxidoreductase produces MTEIFDLAIIGAGPGGMSAALQAAEFGASVVVLDRKATPGGQIYRDVTQSPLLDPSVLGVEYTEGAELVNAFLEADIDRHQNADVWHIGENGEVLYSQDNQTHRLVARELIISPGAMERPFPIAGWHLPGVMTAGSAQVMLKSDGMVKDGAIFAGTGPLLYLIVAQYLRLGVTVNAVVDTTPAGGVGRALQHLGGALSKPAYLIKGLKLLNEIRKAGVPVFRHASELSVLGESKAVGLQFKQDGRTHSVNADHIFLHQGVIPNLNMTRALGMDHHWSEQQLCWTPTLDDWGQSSIPHIAVVGDAAGIQGAEAARHAGRLAALQVMHKLGKMDKADLKSMSVNHLKAMNSFKAFRRFLDAYYAPPTQQRIPTQNSTLVCRCEEQTVGQLRAGFEQGAKDPNALKALTRCGMGPCQGRQCGHTVSELLADWQSKPVSEVGYYRLRSPQKLLSIEELSHFQEVQPAPKPAEVSA; encoded by the coding sequence ATGACTGAGATTTTTGACCTTGCCATTATCGGCGCTGGCCCCGGCGGCATGTCTGCCGCCTTGCAGGCCGCGGAGTTTGGCGCCTCCGTTGTGGTTCTGGACCGGAAGGCAACACCTGGCGGCCAGATCTACCGCGATGTAACGCAAAGCCCACTGCTGGACCCATCCGTTCTGGGTGTTGAATACACAGAGGGCGCAGAGCTGGTGAATGCCTTCCTTGAGGCAGATATTGACCGTCACCAGAACGCAGATGTCTGGCACATTGGCGAGAACGGTGAAGTTCTCTACTCGCAAGACAACCAGACTCACCGCCTTGTCGCCCGCGAACTCATCATCAGCCCCGGCGCTATGGAGCGCCCATTCCCAATCGCAGGTTGGCATCTTCCCGGTGTGATGACCGCAGGCAGCGCGCAGGTGATGTTGAAATCGGACGGTATGGTGAAAGACGGTGCTATCTTCGCAGGCACAGGTCCGCTGCTATATCTGATCGTCGCCCAATACCTGCGCCTCGGCGTCACCGTCAACGCGGTGGTCGACACAACACCAGCTGGCGGTGTTGGTCGCGCTTTGCAACATTTGGGCGGTGCGCTGAGCAAACCAGCTTACCTCATCAAGGGTCTGAAGCTCCTCAACGAGATCCGTAAAGCTGGTGTTCCGGTCTTCCGCCACGCATCCGAACTAAGCGTTCTGGGAGAGAGCAAGGCCGTTGGCCTGCAGTTCAAACAGGACGGTCGCACACACTCCGTCAACGCTGACCACATCTTCCTGCATCAGGGCGTTATTCCCAACCTCAACATGACCCGCGCTCTTGGTATGGACCATCACTGGTCAGAGCAACAGCTCTGCTGGACTCCAACGCTTGACGACTGGGGCCAGAGCTCCATCCCTCACATTGCTGTAGTTGGTGACGCCGCTGGCATTCAGGGTGCTGAGGCCGCTCGGCACGCAGGCCGGTTGGCTGCTCTGCAAGTCATGCACAAACTTGGCAAGATGGATAAGGCGGATCTGAAGAGCATGAGTGTGAACCATTTGAAGGCGATGAACTCGTTCAAAGCTTTCCGCCGTTTTCTGGACGCTTACTACGCGCCTCCAACACAGCAACGCATTCCAACGCAAAATTCAACGTTGGTATGTAGATGCGAGGAACAGACTGTTGGTCAACTGCGTGCCGGGTTCGAGCAAGGTGCGAAAGATCCCAATGCACTCAAAGCGTTAACACGGTGCGGCATGGGTCCATGTCAGGGCCGCCAGTGCGGACATACGGTCAGCGAGCTGCTGGCGGACTGGCAGAGCAAGCCTGTCTCAGAGGTGGGCTACTACCGCCTGCGTTCCCCGCAAAAGCTGCTAAGCATTGAAGAACTCAGTCATTTTCAGGAAGTGCAACCTGCACCAAAACCAGCCGAGGTGTCCGCATGA
- a CDS encoding (2Fe-2S)-binding protein, with translation MFRSLRKTETPNVSITINGQAVQVAEGSSLWAAMALSGTTQTRLASVSGDQRSAYCAMGVCFECLVEIDGIPNQQACLAKVSEGMEVRSQLLTEQSIAPLGSDEGAQHD, from the coding sequence ATGTTTCGCTCACTGCGCAAAACCGAGACCCCGAATGTCTCCATCACCATAAACGGGCAGGCGGTTCAGGTAGCTGAAGGCTCCAGCCTTTGGGCAGCCATGGCGCTTTCCGGCACAACGCAAACCCGTCTGGCCTCCGTCTCCGGCGATCAGCGCTCCGCCTATTGTGCGATGGGCGTGTGCTTTGAGTGCCTTGTTGAGATTGATGGCATCCCCAACCAACAGGCCTGCCTCGCCAAGGTTTCTGAAGGCATGGAAGTTCGCAGCCAGCTGCTGACCGAGCAGTCCATTGCTCCACTTGGTTCAGATGAGGGAGCGCAGCATGACTGA
- the dctP gene encoding TRAP transporter substrate-binding protein DctP, giving the protein MILKALKTTLALATIIGGVSAASVAHAKTLKISHIRPQGATVDLEVKDLAEELKKATNGNLKMKIFAASALGDYTTVQERISVGAIDMAVQPAATAVERKMQISAFPYVAENWEQAQKIYGPGGAIHDAMKELYAKQDITMLAAYPVYFGGIALNRDAVAPGDPNADKGIKVRVPGIKSFQLTADALGYISSPIPFSEAFTAVQTGVVDGVVGSGAEGYYASFRDVAKTYIPVNTHFEVWYLIINSERFEGLDESSRKALVEAAKEFEAKRWSKAESDQGAFEQKLADYGATIVSLSDDELAAAAKKVRADVWPQILNDVGADWGQSILEKIKN; this is encoded by the coding sequence ATGATTTTGAAGGCATTGAAAACGACCCTTGCGCTGGCAACCATCATTGGTGGTGTAAGTGCAGCATCTGTCGCCCACGCCAAAACACTGAAGATCAGCCACATCCGTCCGCAGGGTGCAACTGTTGATCTGGAAGTGAAAGACCTTGCTGAAGAGCTGAAGAAAGCAACCAATGGCAACCTGAAGATGAAAATCTTCGCAGCAAGCGCACTTGGTGACTATACCACCGTGCAGGAGCGTATCTCTGTTGGCGCAATCGACATGGCCGTTCAACCAGCAGCAACCGCTGTAGAGCGCAAAATGCAGATCAGTGCCTTCCCATATGTGGCAGAAAACTGGGAGCAGGCGCAGAAGATCTACGGACCGGGTGGCGCAATCCATGACGCGATGAAAGAGCTTTATGCCAAGCAGGACATCACCATGCTGGCAGCTTATCCAGTGTACTTCGGTGGTATCGCGCTGAACCGTGATGCTGTTGCTCCAGGTGACCCAAATGCAGACAAAGGCATCAAGGTTCGTGTGCCTGGCATCAAAAGCTTCCAGCTGACCGCAGATGCGCTGGGTTACATCAGCTCCCCAATCCCATTCTCTGAAGCCTTCACCGCTGTGCAGACCGGTGTTGTTGACGGTGTGGTTGGTTCAGGCGCTGAAGGCTACTACGCGTCCTTCCGCGATGTTGCGAAGACCTACATCCCAGTGAACACTCACTTTGAAGTCTGGTACCTGATCATCAACTCCGAGCGTTTTGAAGGTCTTGATGAAAGCTCCCGCAAAGCACTCGTAGAAGCTGCAAAAGAGTTTGAAGCCAAGCGTTGGTCCAAAGCAGAATCCGATCAGGGTGCGTTTGAGCAGAAACTGGCAGACTACGGCGCAACCATCGTCAGCCTCTCTGATGATGAGCTGGCAGCAGCGGCCAAGAAAGTACGCGCAGACGTATGGCCACAGATCCTGAACGACGTTGGTGCTGACTGGGGTCAGTCCATTCTTGAAAAGATCAAGAACTAA
- a CDS encoding TRAP transporter large permease, translated as MVEIALLSVAVLVILLTLGVPLPYCFGAGLMTMYFAGDVIMKGNMLWGFQQLGNPVLLAIPLFVLAGTIMSVSGIAASLLNFVNIFIGHLRGGLGVVATVSCALIGAISGSGLTGVAAIGPLLIPEMEKQGYPRAYATALIANASLLGLLIPPSVTMIVYGWVTDTSILACFLATLGPGLLIMSSFSVVNLRLARKFDLKLEDRPRGKAFVQEASHRGFKATPALLMPVIILGGIYGGIMTPTEAAAVAVIYAIPVGFLIYRGLDAKTFLGAGKEAATSVGAIMLMILFSMILSQMFVLESVPQELVEAIFSITENKILLLILINILLFLVGMVVNDVTAIILIAPLLLPLMEAIGISPIQFAAIMGVNTAMGGVTPPYASILYLGARIGKVPITQVIRPAMILILFGYLPVVFLTSFWSDLSLFIPRLFGY; from the coding sequence ATGGTTGAGATTGCACTTCTTTCCGTTGCAGTTCTCGTTATTCTGCTCACTCTTGGCGTGCCGCTGCCTTATTGTTTTGGCGCGGGCCTGATGACCATGTACTTCGCTGGTGATGTCATCATGAAGGGCAACATGCTCTGGGGCTTCCAGCAGCTCGGCAATCCGGTTCTGCTTGCTATTCCGCTGTTTGTTCTGGCCGGCACGATTATGAGCGTCAGTGGCATCGCCGCCAGTTTGCTCAACTTCGTCAACATCTTCATCGGCCACTTACGCGGCGGCCTGGGCGTTGTGGCAACTGTCAGCTGTGCGCTCATCGGTGCGATCTCCGGCTCCGGCCTCACCGGCGTGGCTGCGATTGGTCCGCTCCTCATTCCTGAGATGGAAAAGCAGGGCTACCCACGCGCTTACGCCACAGCACTCATCGCCAACGCTTCTCTGCTTGGCCTACTGATCCCGCCTAGCGTGACTATGATCGTCTACGGCTGGGTGACAGATACTTCCATTCTCGCCTGCTTCCTTGCTACGCTCGGCCCGGGCCTGCTGATCATGTCCAGCTTCTCCGTTGTGAACCTGCGTCTGGCGCGCAAGTTTGACCTGAAGCTGGAAGACCGCCCGCGTGGCAAAGCCTTCGTGCAGGAAGCCAGCCATCGCGGTTTCAAGGCAACTCCAGCATTGCTCATGCCCGTCATCATCCTTGGCGGCATCTACGGCGGCATCATGACCCCAACTGAAGCAGCAGCTGTTGCGGTGATCTACGCGATCCCTGTTGGCTTCCTCATCTACCGTGGTCTGGATGCCAAAACATTCCTTGGTGCAGGTAAAGAGGCGGCAACCTCCGTTGGCGCGATCATGCTGATGATTCTGTTCTCCATGATCCTTTCCCAGATGTTCGTTCTGGAAAGTGTTCCTCAGGAGCTGGTGGAAGCTATCTTCTCCATCACTGAGAACAAGATCCTGCTGCTGATCCTCATCAACATCCTGCTCTTCCTTGTGGGCATGGTGGTGAACGATGTGACCGCGATCATCCTGATTGCTCCGCTGCTTCTGCCACTCATGGAAGCGATTGGCATCAGCCCGATCCAGTTCGCAGCGATCATGGGCGTCAACACAGCCATGGGCGGCGTGACCCCTCCATACGCGTCGATCCTGTATCTGGGCGCTCGCATTGGCAAGGTGCCGATTACACAGGTGATCCGCCCGGCCATGATCCTGATCCTGTTTGGCTATCTGCCAGTGGTGTTCCTGACCTCCTTCTGGTCAGACCTGTCTCTCTTCATTCCCCGGCTCTTTGGTTACTGA
- a CDS encoding TRAP transporter small permease produces the protein MDRLMSLLLTGLICLVALGQFVQVITRYLLEIPVLGLEESLLYPTMWLYMAGAVNASRENSHIRANVLEIFLKTPKQVAVLALIGEALSLVIGCWLTYWAWDFTKYSMRVWRESPTLYIPTFYVDVALITGLVLMMVFTAIQLGRHIYQVATGNYPPSATHTTDSQQEELA, from the coding sequence ATGGATCGCTTAATGAGCCTGCTGCTGACGGGGCTGATCTGCCTTGTTGCATTGGGCCAGTTTGTACAGGTGATCACGCGATACTTGCTTGAGATCCCAGTTCTGGGGCTGGAAGAGAGCCTGCTTTACCCAACAATGTGGCTTTACATGGCCGGTGCGGTCAACGCATCGCGCGAAAACAGTCATATCCGCGCCAACGTTCTTGAGATCTTCCTCAAAACACCAAAGCAAGTGGCCGTACTCGCGCTCATCGGCGAAGCGCTGAGCCTCGTCATCGGCTGCTGGCTCACCTACTGGGCATGGGACTTCACCAAGTATTCCATGCGCGTCTGGAGAGAGAGCCCGACGCTCTACATCCCAACCTTCTATGTGGACGTGGCGTTGATCACCGGCCTTGTGCTGATGATGGTCTTCACCGCAATCCAGCTTGGCCGCCACATCTACCAGGTCGCGACAGGCAACTACCCACCATCAGCCACACACACAACAGATTCCCAACAAGAGGAGCTGGCCTGA
- a CDS encoding LysR family transcriptional regulator has translation MNLSFRQLQAFREVMRTGSISEAARILGRTQPAVSSLISNLEQELGIELFERQRGKLIRKPEAQFFLGEAEAILDRLARSTRTMREIGTLQQGRLNVAFMPASSQVLVPQLISEFVQDKPDVKVSLMMRGSNVIEEWVASQQYDVGLAETPAPNTALFTHDFLLNCICALRSDDPLARKEMIEAKDLSGKPLATLPEMHPNCVSTRMAFEDQRAEFNQRFELRNFLPALKLVEDGLCYCICDPMTADGYLNTAREHSSLVFRPFAPKVVLAISILLPSQRPASALADAFAAKLIAAVTDIEKKQWGDFYGGPQ, from the coding sequence ATGAACCTGAGTTTTCGACAGTTGCAGGCATTTCGTGAAGTGATGCGAACCGGTTCCATCTCTGAGGCGGCACGTATTCTTGGCAGGACGCAACCTGCGGTAAGTTCTCTGATCTCCAATCTGGAACAGGAACTGGGTATCGAGCTGTTTGAGCGGCAGCGCGGCAAACTGATCCGAAAACCGGAAGCGCAGTTCTTTTTGGGAGAAGCGGAAGCCATTCTGGATCGTCTGGCGCGCTCAACACGGACCATGCGCGAGATCGGCACCCTGCAACAGGGTCGGCTCAACGTGGCGTTCATGCCAGCGTCTTCTCAGGTGCTCGTTCCGCAGCTGATTTCTGAATTTGTGCAGGATAAGCCGGATGTGAAAGTCTCGCTGATGATGCGCGGCTCCAACGTGATTGAGGAGTGGGTCGCTTCTCAGCAGTATGACGTTGGTCTGGCTGAGACCCCTGCCCCCAATACGGCGCTGTTCACCCATGACTTCCTGCTCAACTGCATCTGTGCCCTGCGCAGTGATGATCCGCTGGCCCGCAAGGAGATGATTGAAGCGAAAGACCTCTCCGGTAAACCGCTTGCAACACTGCCAGAGATGCACCCGAACTGCGTTTCTACGCGGATGGCCTTTGAGGACCAGAGAGCAGAGTTCAACCAACGCTTTGAGCTGCGCAACTTTTTACCTGCATTGAAACTGGTGGAAGACGGCCTGTGCTACTGCATTTGTGACCCAATGACAGCGGATGGCTATCTGAACACGGCCCGGGAGCACAGCTCGCTCGTGTTCCGCCCGTTTGCGCCTAAGGTGGTTCTGGCGATTTCCATTCTGCTGCCATCCCAACGTCCTGCATCTGCGTTGGCGGATGCCTTCGCTGCAAAGTTAATTGCGGCGGTAACAGATATTGAGAAGAAGCAGTGGGGAGACTTTTATGGTGGTCCACAATAG
- a CDS encoding pyridoxamine 5'-phosphate oxidase family protein, which yields MYSSDIAFTPTVKAIQSRKGSRHGYASMEERGGWKTEVTDDLAQYIAAQRSFFLATSNANGQPYIQHRGGPMGFLKVLDNRRLGFADFRGNRQYISQGNLEDNSKAFIFLIDYLQKTRIKIWGTAKVIEDDPELIEQLMEYDQPYRAAPEQAIIFTIDAWDANCPQHIPVRVDAEWVRSALEEKEQKIAELEAQIQKLQSAVQPS from the coding sequence ATGTATTCCAGTGATATTGCCTTTACGCCCACCGTCAAAGCCATCCAAAGCCGCAAAGGCTCGCGCCATGGCTATGCCAGCATGGAAGAGCGTGGTGGCTGGAAGACCGAAGTCACCGACGACCTAGCGCAGTACATCGCCGCGCAGCGCAGTTTCTTTCTGGCAACCTCCAATGCGAATGGTCAGCCCTACATTCAGCACCGCGGCGGCCCGATGGGTTTCCTGAAGGTGCTGGACAATCGACGTCTCGGTTTTGCGGATTTTCGTGGCAACCGGCAGTACATCAGTCAGGGCAATCTTGAGGACAACTCCAAGGCCTTCATCTTCCTGATCGACTACCTGCAAAAGACCCGCATCAAGATCTGGGGCACGGCGAAAGTCATTGAAGACGATCCTGAGCTGATTGAGCAACTGATGGAGTACGACCAGCCTTATCGCGCAGCCCCGGAGCAGGCGATCATCTTCACCATTGATGCGTGGGATGCCAACTGCCCGCAGCACATTCCTGTGCGCGTAGATGCAGAATGGGTGAGATCGGCGCTGGAAGAAAAAGAACAGAAGATTGCAGAGCTGGAAGCACAGATCCAGAAGCTGCAAAGCGCCGTACAACCTAGTTGA
- a CDS encoding DUF1348 family protein: protein MTRPPLPPFTRETASAKIRAAEDGWNSRDPQKVALAYTPDCQWRNRAEFVTGRHEIEQLLTRKWTRELDYRLIKELWAYEGDRIAVRFAYEYHDDSGQWFRAYGNENWEFAEDGLMKRRIASINEHPIKPEERKFHWPLGRRPDDHASLSDLGL from the coding sequence ATGACCAGACCACCACTCCCACCGTTCACACGGGAAACAGCCAGCGCCAAGATCCGTGCGGCGGAAGATGGCTGGAACTCAAGGGATCCGCAAAAGGTTGCTTTGGCCTACACGCCAGACTGCCAATGGCGGAACAGAGCTGAATTTGTGACCGGTCGCCACGAGATTGAGCAGCTGCTCACTCGCAAATGGACCCGAGAGCTCGATTACCGCCTTATTAAAGAGCTATGGGCCTATGAAGGTGATCGCATCGCCGTTCGCTTTGCCTATGAGTATCATGACGACTCCGGACAGTGGTTCCGAGCATATGGCAACGAAAACTGGGAGTTCGCAGAGGACGGCCTGATGAAGCGCCGCATTGCGAGCATCAATGAACACCCAATCAAGCCGGAGGAGCGCAAGTTCCATTGGCCGCTCGGTCGCCGCCCGGATGATCATGCCAGCCTGAGTGATCTGGGTCTTTAA
- a CDS encoding carboxymuconolactone decarboxylase family protein — MSRISTPSSIEAAPQESQASLQAVKSQLGSVPNLFRIVANSPQTLEGYLGLNGALGKGTLPAATRERLALAVGELNGCNYCLSAHTYLASNLAKLSEDEIIKNRKGSSEDAKAAVAVEFAVAIVKNRGKVSDAQVQAVRDAGYSDAELIEIVGHVALNTLTNYMNEVLGTEVDFPAAKELA, encoded by the coding sequence ATGTCACGCATTTCTACCCCATCCTCCATCGAAGCCGCTCCTCAGGAGTCTCAGGCTTCCCTTCAGGCCGTTAAGTCTCAGCTCGGTTCCGTGCCGAACCTGTTCCGCATCGTTGCCAACAGCCCGCAAACTCTGGAAGGTTACCTCGGTTTGAACGGTGCGCTTGGCAAAGGAACATTGCCAGCCGCTACTCGTGAACGCCTTGCGCTGGCCGTTGGCGAGCTGAATGGCTGTAACTACTGCCTCTCCGCACACACCTACCTTGCATCCAACCTTGCCAAGCTCTCAGAAGACGAGATCATCAAGAACCGCAAAGGCAGCTCAGAGGATGCGAAAGCCGCTGTTGCTGTTGAGTTCGCAGTCGCCATCGTCAAGAACCGCGGCAAGGTTTCAGATGCACAAGTGCAGGCTGTGCGCGATGCAGGCTACTCCGATGCAGAGCTTATTGAGATTGTTGGTCATGTGGCCCTGAACACGCTGACCAACTACATGAACGAAGTTCTGGGAACGGAAGTGGACTTCCCAGCCGCTAAAGAACTTGCCTGA
- a CDS encoding LysR family transcriptional regulator produces the protein MDKLETMQVFVEVAERESFVEASKKLGLSAPAVTRSVARLEQSLGTRLFNRTTRHVRLTDAGRHYLCDVKGILESVEQAEAAVTGSFAKPIGELSITAPVLFGQKYIVPLITQYLDLYPEVSVNAVFYDRIVNMVEDNLDVAIRIGNLQDSSLYATRVGSIRRVICAAPEYFAEYGVPQTPSDLADHKIIQPTAVETSNQWKFSGEKSEVVKIKPHLRCNQNCAAIQAATGGAGITRLLSYQVAKDVANGALQLALEEYEPDPLPVHIVYMEGRRASAKVRSFVDFAAKRLRDNPFIGE, from the coding sequence ATGGACAAACTTGAAACAATGCAGGTCTTCGTGGAGGTGGCCGAGCGGGAGAGTTTCGTGGAAGCCAGCAAAAAACTTGGCCTTTCCGCCCCTGCGGTGACCCGATCCGTCGCCCGGTTGGAGCAATCCCTTGGCACAAGATTGTTCAACCGAACCACCCGCCACGTTCGCCTGACGGATGCGGGCCGGCATTATCTGTGTGACGTGAAAGGCATTCTGGAGAGTGTTGAACAGGCAGAAGCCGCGGTGACAGGCAGTTTCGCCAAGCCGATCGGAGAACTTTCCATTACCGCACCCGTGCTGTTCGGGCAGAAGTATATCGTCCCACTGATCACCCAGTATCTGGACCTCTATCCGGAAGTCAGCGTCAATGCGGTGTTCTATGATCGCATCGTCAATATGGTGGAAGACAATCTGGATGTGGCCATCCGTATCGGGAATCTGCAGGATTCCAGCCTTTATGCCACCCGTGTCGGCAGCATCCGTCGCGTGATTTGCGCTGCGCCTGAGTACTTTGCGGAGTACGGAGTACCGCAAACACCGTCCGATCTGGCAGACCACAAGATCATCCAGCCCACTGCGGTGGAGACCAGCAACCAATGGAAGTTTTCTGGCGAGAAGTCAGAGGTGGTGAAGATCAAACCTCACCTGCGCTGCAACCAGAACTGCGCTGCCATTCAGGCCGCCACGGGAGGTGCTGGGATTACGCGTCTGCTGTCCTATCAGGTGGCGAAGGATGTGGCGAACGGAGCGTTGCAGTTGGCTCTGGAGGAGTATGAACCTGATCCACTCCCGGTCCATATCGTTTACATGGAAGGCCGGCGTGCCAGTGCGAAGGTGCGCTCCTTCGTGGATTTTGCTGCCAAGCGATTGCGGGACAATCCTTTCATTGGCGAATAG